A stretch of the Nicotiana tabacum cultivar K326 chromosome 6, ASM71507v2, whole genome shotgun sequence genome encodes the following:
- the LOC142181800 gene encoding uncharacterized protein LOC142181800, which produces MDKSWIGMPRTSTEYLLGLNQFLDFAFMNGAIRDKIKCPCPKCGFGKWQTRGIMLDHLICNPFPKNYVTWVLHGEINVLQNSGNVEVTQDAPPPENPIELLSNEAFRGIGHEGVDEAKNTINKLCLYYDKIDACPNDYMLYWEGDANEETCKYCHTSRWKFNEKSNNNQVSTIGKRKEKNKKKQKKQAKILRYFPLKPRLQRLFMCSKTAEHMRWHVEDNSKDGIMRHPRDGEAWKRFDTIFPEFSSDPRNVRLGLASDGFNSFGTMSPRTAGNNIDVYLQPLIKELNELWCEGVETFDSSKNETFRMQAAFMWTVSDFPGLDTLSGWDTHTGFACPSCNFDTEPCRLCHSRKWYFMGHRRFLSRNHKFRLMRHRFYGNVEERIPPRKLSGSDILQQVKELDVTFGRPAALNDRRKRNR; this is translated from the exons ATGGACAAGTCTTGGATTGGAATGCCAAGAACCTCAACAGAGTATTTGCTTGGTTTGAATCAATTTCTAGATTTTGCGTTTATGAATGGAGCTATAAGAGATAAAATAAAATGTCCTTGTCCGAAATGTGGTTTTGGAAAGTGGCAGACAAGAGGTATAATGCTTGATCATTTGATTTGCAATCCATTTCCTAAAAATTATGTCACTTGGGTTCTTCACGGGGAAATAAATGTGTTGCAGAATTCTGGGAACGTAGAGGTCACTCAAGATGCACCACCTCCCGAAAATCCTATAGAATTGCTGAGTAATGAAGCATTTCGGGGCATAGGGCATGAGGGCGTTGAT GAAGCCAAGAATACCATCAACAAGCTTTGTCTTTATTATGACAAGATAGATGCTTGTCCAAATGACTACATGTTATATTGGGAAGGTGATGCTAATGAGGAAACATGCAAGTATTGTCACACTTCTAGATGGAAGTTTAATGAGAAGAGCAACAACAATCAGGTATCCACTATTGGTAAGAGGAaagagaagaataagaagaaacaaaagaaacaagCCAAAATTTTGCGTTACTTTCCATTAAAACCAAGACTACAAAGATTGTTCATGTGCTCTAAGACTGCCGAGCACATGAGATGGCATGTGGAGGATAATagcaaagatggaatcatgagaCATCCTAGAGATGGTGAGGCATGGAAGAGGTTTGATACAATTTTTCCTGAATTTTCTTCTGATCCACGAAATGTTCGATTGGGACTAGCTAGTGATGGTTTTAATTCTTTTGGGACGATGA GTCCGCGTACAGCAGGAAATAATATAGATGTATACCTACAACCCCTTATTAAAGAGTTGAACGAGTTATGGTGTGAAGGTGTGGAAACTTTTGATTCATCAAAGAATGAAACATTTAGAATGCAAGCAGCCTTTATGTGGACAGTTAGTGACTTTCCTGGACTTGATACCTTATCTGGTTGGGACACACATACTGGTTTTGCATGTCCCTCTTGTAATTTTGACACAGAACCTTGTCGACTTTGTCATAGTAGGAAGTGGTACTTTATGGGTCATCGTCGATTTTTGTCAAGAAATCATAAATTTAGATTGATGAGGCATCGTTTTTATGGTAATGTGGAGGAGAGGATCCCGCCAAGAAAGTTATCTGGTTCTGATATTTTGCAACAAGTGAAAGAACTTGATGTTACATTTGGAAGACCTGCGGCGTTGAATgatagaaggaaaagaaacagATAA